The sequence GGTGAGCGCGCGGACCGCGTGCCGGGTCGAGACCAGCACGGGGAAGAAGGCCGCCGTGCAGGTGATGAAGACGATGCCCTGTTCATTGGAGGGGAAGAGGAGGATCGCGACCGGGACGAGGGCGATGGCCGGTATCGGGCGGATGACCTCGAGGACGGGGCCGAGCAGATCCTCGGCGAGTCGCGAGCGGGCCACGAGCACGCCTGTCGCCACGCCCAGGACGGACGCCAGCGCGAAGCCGGTCAGGATCCGGGTGAGGCTGTCGGTGAGGTCGGTCCAGTAGTCGGTTCCACAGACCCGGTCGGTGAAGGTGCGGGCCACGTCGGTGACCGTCGGGAACTGCGAGAAACGCAGCCACAGATCGACGCGCAGGCTGGTGAGCAGCTGCCACAGGCCGAGCGCGGCGGCCAGGGACGCCACTCGCAGCGCATACCGGGCGAGCGGCCGCCGGGTCATGAGGACCGTCCGAGCGCGTCGTTGTAGGAGACCGTACGGGCGCCGCCGTGGGCCGCGATGTACGCCTGTGCGGTCGCCGGGGCCACGAAGGGCAGCAGCCGGTCGCCGTCGGCCACCCAGACCGCCTTGTCGGCGAACCAGAGGGTGCCGGTGGTGGCGTCGGGGACGTAGGCGGCGCGGATGCCGTTCCGGTGCCCGGCCACGTTGGCCAGCAGCTTCTTCGGGGACGTGAAGGAGACGGTCTTCTCACCGCCCTTCGCCCAGACCTCGCTCGCGGCCGGTGCGGGTGCGGCGGCGAGCCGCTGGGCGTAGGCGGCGCCGAGTGCCTTCTTCACGTACTGGTCGTCGACGAACGCGTCCACGTCGATGTCGCCGGTCAGTTCGGCGGCCTTCAGCACGGAGACGTCCTGCTTCAGGGCGGAGACTAGCCGGGGCTTGACGGCCGGGTCGAAGGTGGCGATGCCGTGGGCGCCGTTGTAGAGGTAGACGACCTCGGCGGGCAGGCCGGTGGCTTTGGCGACCTCTTCCGCGGCGGCCACGGGGTGGTCGTTGAGGTAGTCCGTGGCCTGCGCCTGGGCCTTGAGGAAGGCCTCCAGGACGGCCGGGCGCTTCTGGGTGAAGTCCTCGCGGGCGGTGACCCCGTGAAAGGTGGGGAGGTTCAGCTGGGCGCCGTCGTACAGTGCTTTCGCCTTGCCCTGGTAGGCGAGCAGTCCCGGCCAGGCGACGAACTGCGACAGCGCGTCCACACTGCCGGCCGAGAGGGCCGAAGCCCCCACAGCCGGCTGCTGGTTGAGTTTCGAGATGCCGGTGTCCGGGTCGATGCCGGCGCGTTGCAGGGCCCGCACGAGGGTGCCGTCGGCGGCGGAGCCGACGCTCGTGGAGACCTTCCTGCCCTTGAGGTCGTGCAGGGCGGAGAGTTTGGAGTCAGGGGCGGTGACCACGGTGTTGAGGCCGCCGCGCAGGTTGTAGCCGGTGACCGACACCAGGTG is a genomic window of Streptomyces griseochromogenes containing:
- a CDS encoding ABC transporter substrate-binding protein; protein product: MKRTAVALSAATLILPLSACGGSAEAGSGSTVTVTVGYQSKTINTVTAGTLLRSLGYFEKQLNSLHDGHTYKVDWQDYATGAPITAQMTAGKIDIGSMGDFPLLLNAARGKQLGSPTHLVSVTGYNLRGGLNTVVTAPDSKLSALHDLKGRKVSTSVGSAADGTLVRALQRAGIDPDTGISKLNQQPAVGASALSAGSVDALSQFVAWPGLLAYQGKAKALYDGAQLNLPTFHGVTAREDFTQKRPAVLEAFLKAQAQATDYLNDHPVAAAEEVAKATGLPAEVVYLYNGAHGIATFDPAVKPRLVSALKQDVSVLKAAELTGDIDVDAFVDDQYVKKALGAAYAQRLAAAPAPAASEVWAKGGEKTVSFTSPKKLLANVAGHRNGIRAAYVPDATTGTLWFADKAVWVADGDRLLPFVAPATAQAYIAAHGGARTVSYNDALGRSS